A portion of the Caenorhabditis elegans chromosome III genome contains these proteins:
- the F44B9.5 gene encoding Lipid droplet-regulating VLDL assembly factor AUP1 homolog (Confirmed by transcript evidence) has product MASPEASSSGNTEDLRIEDLFHQKRNEDTIAKIFSIIYAPVGLIILLIRVFLGFHTFIVACLLRKSAALRMHTLRIMCSILGIVVEKSGHRDESARVLCANHVSILDHLAVDILTPCLLPSVWDIPSIIRWCFGYVDLGATRGRDQLVSRAKQLLTREQMPLLAFPEGIITSGEKALIKFNTWCFEVSSVVQPVSVRVWRPYPWKVSVSVLGSSWWTDLFYFFALPFTVITVEYLPKMERRENESLEEFTARVAETLAGNLKIAVSKFGISDATEAAKRLRTDRERAKKVVVREKTSPRLADPRQMDECAMRIKQSFPSFHLSAIRRDLEKTRSQTTTVNNLKAGKISSSASDGQTGKVTLDAGTWRGVFDNRKWQMIEVNRQKYMNRDS; this is encoded by the exons ATGGCATCACCAGAAGCATCGTCTTCTGGAAATACAGAAGATCTTCGTATCGAAGATTTATTCCATCAAAAACGAAATGAAGATACGATtgctaaaatattttcgattaTTTATGCTCCAGTtg gtttaaTTATTCTTTTAATTCGTGTTTTCCTCGGTTTCCACACATTTATTGTTGCATGTCTACTCAGAAAATCTGCTGCTTTGAGAATGCACACTCTTCGAATTATGTGCTCAATTCTCGGAATTGTCGTTGAAAAATCTGGTCACag agaTGAATCAGCTCGAGTTTTGTGCGCCAATCATGTATCAATTCTTGATCATTTAGCAGTTGATATTCTTACTCCATGCCTTCTTCCATCTGTTTGGGATATTCCATCGATTATTAGATGGTGTTTTGGATATGTAGATTTGGGAGCAACACGTGGAAGAGATCAACTTGTCAGTAGAGCCAAACAACTACTCACCAGAGAACAAATGCCACTTCTCGCATTTCCAGAAGGAATTATTACTAGTGGAGAAAAGGCATTGATCAAGTTTAA tacttGGTGTTTCGAGGTGTCTTCAGTAGTTCAACCCGTCTCAGTGCGTGTGTGGCGTCCGTATCCTTGGAAAGTTTCAGTTTCAGTATTGGGTTCTTCATGGTGGACTGATCTTTTCTATTTCTTTGCACTTCCGTTTACTGTTATCACTGTCGAATATCTTCCGAAAATGGAAAGACGAGAGAAt GAATCACTCGAAGAATTCACCGCCCGAGTTGCCGAAACgttggctggaaatttgaagattgCAGTGTCAAAGTTTGGAATTTCGGACGCAACAGAAGCAGCAAAACGGCTTAGAACAGATAGAGAACGTGCGAAAAAAGTTGTCGTTAGAGAGAAG acttCACCTAGACTTGCGGATCCTCGTCAAATGGACGAATGTGCAATGAGAATCAAACAATCATTTCCATCATTCCATTTATCTGCAATTCGACGTGATTTGGAGAAAACTCGTAGTCAAACTACAACTGTTAATAATTTGAAAGCTGGTAAAATTTCATCATCAGCATCGGATGGTCAAACTGGAAAG gttaCATTGGACGCTGGTACGTGGCGTGGAGTATTCGACAATCGAAAATGGCAGATGATCGAAGTTAATCGCCAAAAATACATGAACCGcgattcttaa